The following proteins come from a genomic window of Malus sylvestris chromosome 4, drMalSylv7.2, whole genome shotgun sequence:
- the LOC126617740 gene encoding elongation factor G-2, chloroplastic, which produces MATESVRVYSFSFNGGSQTRPAMSPSPARFLGLRHRPSSSLTSSSLSHFFGNVRISSHSSRLSNLRQQSRRNLSVFAMAAEDGKRAVALEDYRNIGIMAHIDAGKTTTTERILFYTGRNYKIGEVHEGTATMDWMEQEQERGITITSAATTTFWDNHRINIIDTPGHVDFTLEVERALRVLDGAICLFDSVAGVEPQSETVWRQADRYGVPRICFVNKMDRLGANFFRTRDMIVTNLGAKPLVLQIPVGAEDNFKGVIDLVKMRAILWSGEELGAKFVYEEIPSDLLELAQEYRAEMIETIVELDDQAMEGYLEGVEPDEETIKKLIRKGTIAISFVPVLCGSAFKNKGVQPLLDAVVDYLPSPLDVPPMKGTDADNPEITIERAASDEEPFAGLAFKIMSDPFVGSLTFVRIYAGKLTAGSYVLNANKGKKERIGRLLEMHANSREDVKVALAGDIVALAGLKDTITGETLSDPDHPIVLERMDFPDPVIKVAIEPKTKADVDKMGAGLVKLAQEDPSFHFSRDEEINQTVIEGMGELHLEIIVDRLKREFKVEANVGAPQVNYRESISRTSEVRYVHKKQSGGQGQFADVTVRFEPMEAGGGYEFKSEIKGGAVPREYIPGVMKGLEECMSNGVLAGFPVVDVRAVLVDGSYHDVDSSVLAFQLAARGAFREGIKKAAPKMLEPIMKVEVVTPEEHLGDVIGDLNSRRGQINSFNDKPGGLKVVDSLVPLAEMFQYVSTLRGMTKGRASYTMQLAKFDVVPQHIQNQLAAKEEEVTA; this is translated from the exons ATGGCTACAGAGTCAGTGAGAGTGTACAGTTTTAGCTTCAATGGAGGTTCTCAGACTCGGCCGGCCATGTCTCCCTCCCCAGCTCGCTTTCTCGGTCTTCGCCATCGACCCTCTTCTTCCCTCACTTCGTCTTCGCTTTCCCACTTCTTTGGGAATGTTCGTATCAGCTCCCACTCCTCAAGGCTCTCGAATTTGCGCCAGCAGAGCCGAAGAAACCTCTCTGTTTTTGCCATGGCCGCAGAGG ATGGAAAACGTGCAGTAGCTTTAGAAGATTATCGCAACATAGGAATTATGGCTCACATAGATGCAGGGAAGACAACTACAACTGAAAGAATCTTGTTTTATACTGGAAGAAACTATAAAATAGGGGAGGTACATGAAGGAACAGCAACTATGGACTGGATGGAGCAGGAACAAGAAAGAGGCATTACCATAACTTCTGCTGCAACTACAACATTTTGGGACAATCACAGGATTAACATCATCGACACTCCTGGCCACGTTGACTTCACCCTTGAAGTGGAGCGGGCTCTAAGGGTGCTTGATGGTGCTATATGCTTGTTTGATAGTGTTGCTGGTGTGGAACCTCAATCTGAAACTGTGTGGAGGCAAGCTGATAGATATGGAGTGCCCAGGATTTGCTTTGTCAATAAAATGGATCGTCTTGGAGCAAACTTCTTCCGAACAAGAGACATGATAGTGACAAATTTGGGTGCCAAACCACTTGTACTTCAAATTCCAGTTGGTGCAGAAGATAATTTTAAAGGAGTTATTGATCTTGTGAAGATGAGAGCTATACTTTGGTCTGGAGAAGAGTTGGGTGCTAAATTTGTTTACGAGGAGATTCCATCTGATCTTCTGGAGCTGGCTCAAGAATACAGGGCTGAGATGATAGAAACCATAGTTGAGTTGGATGATCAAGCAATGGAGGGCTATCTAGAAGGAGTTGAACCTGATGAGGAAACCATTAAGAAATTAATTAGGAAGGGAACCATCGCAATTAGTTTTGTGCCAGTATTATGTGGTTCGGCTTTTAAAAATAAGGGGGTTCAACCATTGCTTGATGCAGTTGTGGATTATTTGCCTTCACCACTTGACGTGCCACCAATGAAGGGGACTGATGCAGACAACCCTGAAATCACGATTGAAAGGGCTGCAAGTGATGAGGAACCATTTGCTGGGCTAGCATTCAAGATCATGAGTGATCCATTTGTGGGATCCCTTACATTTGTGAGAATCTATGCAGGAAAGCTAACGGCTGGATCCTATGTTTTAAATGCAAACAAGGGAAAGAAGGAGAGGATTGGTAGACTTCTAGAAATGCATGCAAACAGTAGGGAGGATGTAAAGGTAGCTTTAGCTGGTGATATCGTTGCACTTGCAGGCCTGAAGGATACCATTACCGGTGAAACATTGAGTGACCCCGATCATCCTATAGTGCTTGAACGAATGGACTTCCCTGATCCTGTAATTAAGGTTGCCATTGAACCCAAAACTAAAGCTGATGTTGATAAGATGGGAGCTGGTTTGGTTAAGCTTGCTCAAGAAGACCCTTCTTTCCACTTCTCTCGGGATGAAGAGATCAACCAGACAGTGATTGAAGGAATGGGAGAATTGCATCTTGAGATTATTGTTGATCGGCTCAAGAGAGAATTCAAG GTTGAAGCAAATGTTGGTGCACCCCAGGTAAACTACCGGGAAAGCATTTCGAGAACCTCCGAAGTGAGGTATGTGCACAAGAAACAATCAGGTGGACAAGGTCAATTTGCAGATGTCACCGTACGGTTTGAACCAATGGAGGCTGGCGGTGGATATGAGTTTAAGAGTGAAATCAAGGGAGGTGCAGTGCCAAGAGAATACATTCCTGGGGTCATGAAAGGATTAGAGGAGTGTATGAGCAACGGTGTGCTCGCAGGCTTTCCTGTTGTTGATGTACGCGCTGTACTAGTTGATGGTTCTTACCATGATGTCGACTCAAGTGTGTTAGCATTTCAATTGGCAGCAAGAGGAGCTTTCCGGGAGGGGATAAAGAAAGCTGCCCCGAAAATGCTTGAACCAATAATGAAAGTTGAAGTTGTTACACCAGAAGAACATCTCGGAGATGTGATTGGTGATCTTAACTCGAGGAGAGGACAGATCAACAGCTTCAATGACAAACCTGGTGGTCTCAAG GTGGTGGATTCACTGGTTCCTCTTGCGGAGATGTTTCAGTACGTGAGTACGCTGAGGGGCATGACGAAAGGTCGTGCATCGTATACAATGCAGTTAGCTAAGTTTGACGTTGTTCCTCAGCACATTCAGAACCAGCTTGCTGCCAAGGAGGAAGAAGTTACTGCTTGA